From the genome of Azospirillum baldaniorum:
TTCACGCGCCGCGTCAGGTCCGCCGGGGCGACGCCGCGCATGCGCAGGGGAAAGCCGATGTTCTCCGCCACCGTCAGGTGGGGGAACAGAGCGTAATGCTGGAAGACGAGGCCGATGTCCCGCTTGTGCACGGGCGTCCGGGTCTCGTCCTGCCCATCGATCAGGATGCGCCCGCCGCTCGGCTCCACCAGCCCGCAGATCATCTGCAAAAGCGTGGTCTTGCCGGACCCCGACGGGCCGAGCAGCGTCAGGAACTCGCCCGCCGGGACTTCCAGGCGGGTGGGCTCCAGCGCCGTGATGGCGCCGTACCGTTTGGTCAGGCCGTCGACCAGCAGCTTCGGCGTGGCGGCGGCTCCGGCCTGGACCGGCGCTGTCCGCGCCTGTGCGAGCGGTGAGAGCATGGCGGCGGGTCTCCTTTCCGACAGGCGGGCTTAGCCGAGGATCCAGGCGTTGAAGCGCTCGTTCATCTTCGACCGGTTGGCGCCCCACCAATCTTCCTTGGCGATGGTCATCACCTTCAGATTGTCTTCGAAGGTCGGCAGCGCCGAGGCGCGCTCCTTCGGGATGCTCTTGTAGGCGTCGAGGTTGGTCGGGCCGTAGGCCAGCACCTCGGTGAAGACGGCCTGACGGGACGGATCGGCGCAGAATTTGATGAACTGGCGGGCGGCGTCGGCGCGCGGGTTGCCGCGCGGGATGCCCCAGCCCTCGATCGAGTAGAGCCCCTGGTTCCAGCTGATCTTCACCGGGGCGCCGCCGTCGATCACCGCCTGGGCGCGGGCGTTCCACAGAGCGATCATGTCGACTTCGCCGCTCTGGATGAGCTGGCTGGACTGGGCGCCGCCGGTCCACCACACGGCGACGTGCGGCTTGATGCGGTCGAGCGCCTTGAAGGCGCGGTCGACGTCGAGCGGGTAGAGCTGGTCGAGCGGCACACCGTCGGCGAGCAGCGCCTGCTCCAGCGTGTCGATCGGGTTCTTGCGCAGCGAGCGGCGGCCCGGGAACTTCTCGACGTTCCAGAAATCGGCCCAGCTCTGCGGGGCGTTGGAGGCGAATTTGTCGGCGCGGTAGCCGAGGATGGTCGAATAGACGTCGGTGCCCATCCAATGGCTGGTCAGCGAGTCCGGCATCAGGCCGGGCGCGTCCGCGGTGGTGAAGTTCAGCGGCTCCAGCAGGTTCTGCTTCATCAGGATGTCGCGCGCCGACAGGGTCAGCGTGCAGACGTCCCAGGTGTAGGACTTGGTCTCGACGATGGCCTTGAACTGGGCGGTCGGCTCCGCCTCGCGGGCGACGTTGACGACCTTGATACCGGTGGCCTTCTCGAACGGGTCGTAGAAGGCCTTGCGGAAGGCCGGGCTGTAGGGGCCGCCCGGGTCGGCGACGGTGATCTGCGTGGCGGCGAAAGCCGGACGCAGCAGCCCGGCGGGCAGGGTGGCGCCCAGCGCGACGCCGGCGGCTCCCTTCATCAGGCTGCGGCGGCCCATGGAGAAGCCGGAGGTCTTGCTCATGTGAAACTCCCTGTTCTGTGCGGCCGGGGCGTCTCTGTTGCCCCGGTGGATGAGCGCCGCCGTGGCGGCGCGGGTGGGCGGATCGTTGCGCCCTTGGACCAAGTGTCTGCGTTACGTGCGCTTTGCGGCGCGCTTGGCGAGGAACTCCTCCATCATCCGGGCCGGTTCGCCGGACGCGTAGGCCTCGCGCTGGATGCGCACGCCGGCGGCCAGCGCGTCGCGGAAGCCGGCCTCGGTCATCTCACGGAACCGCTGCTTGTCCAGACGCATGGCGACCGGCGGCTTGGCGGCCAGTTCCTCGGCCAGAGCCAGCGATTCGGCCATCACGCGATCCTGCGGGACGATGCGGTTGATCAGGCCGATACGGTGGCTTTCCTCGGCGTCCATCAGGCGGCCCGACAGCGTCAGGTCCATGGTGCGGGCCAGACCGATCATCTCCTTCATGATCCACGGGCCGGTGGTGCTGGCGATGCCGGAGTTGATCTCCGGCTGGCCCATGCGCACCCCGGCATGGCCGATGCGGAAGTCGCCGAGCAGGGCGACCTGGAAGGCGGAGCCGGCGGCGACGCCGTTCAGCGCGATGATCAGCGGCTTCGACAGGGTGCGCATACGGTGGTAGAGGCGCTCCCACTCCGCCACCCACTCCTCGGCGCGGTCGGCGTTGAAGGTCTTGGTCTCGTTCAGGTCCTGCCCGGCGCCGAAGGCACGGTCCCCGGCCCCGGTGAGGATGATCGCGCGCACGCCGTCCTGGTTCTCGAACTGGTCGAAGGCGACGACCAGCTCGTCGCGCATCGCGGCGTTCCAGGCGTTCAGGATCTCCGGGCGGTTCAGCGTGATGATGCCGACCGGGCCGCGGACCTCTGTGAGGATGAATTTGAACACGGGACCACTCCTGTATGCGGGGCGTTTCGCGCGCCTTGCGGATGTTCCGGCGCCCGTCGGGGCGGCGCGTCGTATTGCAATACGATACTTGGTATTGAATAGCTTGGCTTGCTTTGCTAGACCTGTCAACGGTATCTCTCGCACACGAACCACAGGACCGAACGCCATGGCTCCGCGCCGTCCGTCTTCCCGACTGTCCGACACGGAATCCGCAACCGCCGATGCGGATGCCTCGGTGAAGGAGGGTGGCCCGGCCCGCGCCGGCGATCCTCTGATGGTGATGTCCGTGGAAAAGGCGTTCCGCGTGCTGAACGCGTTCGACGCGGCGCGCCCGACAATGAGCCTGACCCAGATCGCCTCGATCGTCGGCCTGGACAAAAGCGCGGCGCAGCGCTTCACCCACACGCTGGAAAAGCTGGGCTACCTGCACAAGGACCCGGAGACCAAGCGGTTCGAACTGACGGTCAAGACGCTCGACCTCGGCCATCATTACCTGCGCGGCAACGGGTTGCTCGAACGCTCGATGCCCTACCTGATGCATCTCAGCAAGACCACCGAGGAGACGATCAATCTCACCATGCTGGACGACACGGAGATCGTCTTCGTGTCGCGCTTCATGAGCCGCCACGTGCTGAACACCGACGTCGTCATCGGCATGCGGATGCCGGCCTATTGCACGGCGCCGGGGGTGGCGATGTTGTCGCGGATGCCGATGGATGAGGTCGTCGATCTGGTCGACCGCATGGACCTGCACCCCTACACGCCGAACACCACCTGGAAGCGGGAGGATCTGCTGGCGAAGATCGAGCGGTCCGCGGACCTCGGCTACGCCACCGCCTTCGAGGAGTATTACCACGGCGACCTGTCGATCGCGGCGGCCGTCGTCGGTCCGGTCGGTACGCCCATCGGAGCCATCAACATCGCCGTCTCGCGCTCACGCTTCACCCCGCAGGAGGCGGAGGAGCGCTTCGCTCCGCTGGTCGTCGCCGCCGCGTCGTCCATCTCCACCATCGGCCGCCCAACCCCGCCGAGGAAAAACGCACAGCGGTGAAAAAAGCTCTTGCCGGGCTAATCCAACCGGCCTATATACCGGCCTCCCACGACGCCGGGGCCGCTGAGAAGCGCGACGGCGGCAAGGGAACGGCAGAAGTGTCGAAGACGAGACGAAGTAACGTCGGCCGGTGTGAAAATAAAGGCTTGACAGACCGCTTCGGATCTTCTAGATAAAGCGCCCCGACGCGCCGCACCGAACTCCGGTGACGCAGCGCGGGACGGGCAGCGGTCCTTGATGAGGATCGCGGGATCTTGGATATCGTTGATACCGTGTTGTGAGAAGGGATGCGCAGGCGGCGGTTTTGACCGTTGGCCGCGGACCGGTTCCGGAGTGGGACTGGCATCGCGGGTCGCTTGAGCATCTCGGTCAAGCAGTAAGAGACGAACAGTTTCGAAAGCTTGGGTGAGGTCGCGTTGAGCGGCCCTGTCAAGTGGATGCGGTCTTCGGACCGGTGTCCAGCTTGAACCTGAGAGTTTGATCCTGGCTCAGAACGAACGCTGGCGGCATGCCTAACACATGCAAGTCGAACGAAGGCTTCGGCCTTAGTGGCGCACGGGTGAGTAACACGTGGGAACCTGCCTTTCGGTTCGGGATAACGTCTGGAAACGGACGCTAACACCGGATACGTCCTTCGGGAGAAAGTTTACGCCGAGAGAGGGGCCCGCGTCCGATTAGGTAGTTGGTGGGGTAATGGCCCACCAAGCCGACGATCGGTAGCTGGTCTGAGAGGATGATCAGCCACACTGGGACTGAGACACGGCCCAGACTCCTACGGGAGGCAGCAGTGGGGAATATTGGACAATGGGGGCAACCCTGATCCAGCAATGCCGCGTGAGTGATGAAGGCCTTAGGGTTGTAAAGCTCTTTCGCACGCGACGATGATGACGGTAGCGTGAGAAGAAGCCCCGGCTAACTTCGTGCCAGCAGCCGCGGTAATACGAAGGGGGCGAGCGTTGTTCGGAATTACTGGGCGTAAAGGGCGCGTAGGCGGCCTGTTTAGTCAGAAGTGAAAGCCCCGGGCTTAACCTGGGAACGGCTTTTGATACTGGCAGGCTTGAGTTCCGGAGAGGATGGTGGAATTCCCAGTGTAGAGGTGAAATTCGTAGATATTGGGAAGAACACCGGTGGCGAAGGCGGCCATCTGGACGGACACTGACGCTGAGGCGCGAAAGCGTGGGGAGCAAACAGGATTAGATACCCTGGTAGTCCACGCCGTAAACGATGAATGCTAGACGCTGGGGTGCATGCACTTCGGTGTCGC
Proteins encoded in this window:
- a CDS encoding polyamine ABC transporter substrate-binding protein; its protein translation is MSKTSGFSMGRRSLMKGAAGVALGATLPAGLLRPAFAATQITVADPGGPYSPAFRKAFYDPFEKATGIKVVNVAREAEPTAQFKAIVETKSYTWDVCTLTLSARDILMKQNLLEPLNFTTADAPGLMPDSLTSHWMGTDVYSTILGYRADKFASNAPQSWADFWNVEKFPGRRSLRKNPIDTLEQALLADGVPLDQLYPLDVDRAFKALDRIKPHVAVWWTGGAQSSQLIQSGEVDMIALWNARAQAVIDGGAPVKISWNQGLYSIEGWGIPRGNPRADAARQFIKFCADPSRQAVFTEVLAYGPTNLDAYKSIPKERASALPTFEDNLKVMTIAKEDWWGANRSKMNERFNAWILG
- a CDS encoding enoyl-CoA hydratase/isomerase family protein, with protein sequence MFKFILTEVRGPVGIITLNRPEILNAWNAAMRDELVVAFDQFENQDGVRAIILTGAGDRAFGAGQDLNETKTFNADRAEEWVAEWERLYHRMRTLSKPLIIALNGVAAGSAFQVALLGDFRIGHAGVRMGQPEINSGIASTTGPWIMKEMIGLARTMDLTLSGRLMDAEESHRIGLINRIVPQDRVMAESLALAEELAAKPPVAMRLDKQRFREMTEAGFRDALAAGVRIQREAYASGEPARMMEEFLAKRAAKRT
- a CDS encoding IclR family transcriptional regulator, with the translated sequence MAPRRPSSRLSDTESATADADASVKEGGPARAGDPLMVMSVEKAFRVLNAFDAARPTMSLTQIASIVGLDKSAAQRFTHTLEKLGYLHKDPETKRFELTVKTLDLGHHYLRGNGLLERSMPYLMHLSKTTEETINLTMLDDTEIVFVSRFMSRHVLNTDVVIGMRMPAYCTAPGVAMLSRMPMDEVVDLVDRMDLHPYTPNTTWKREDLLAKIERSADLGYATAFEEYYHGDLSIAAAVVGPVGTPIGAINIAVSRSRFTPQEAEERFAPLVVAAASSISTIGRPTPPRKNAQR